One window of the Cyprinus carpio isolate SPL01 unplaced genomic scaffold, ASM1834038v1 S000006749, whole genome shotgun sequence genome contains the following:
- the LOC109052795 gene encoding DNA-binding protein RFX5-like — protein sequence MAEDQLKADASAGEGETEPSMLLQKLKSNISKNVQGKVDKILEDVQRFSDNDKLYLYLQLPSGPGAGEKSGDSNSVNTADQLHTCNWIRSHLEEHPDTCLPKQDVYETYRKHCDNLQHRPLSAANFGKIIRDIFPNIKARRLGGRGQSKYCYSGIRRKTVLNMPLLPNLDLKNDPSELTELVQTYKQEVTEAACELICDWAQKILKRSFDTVVEIARFLVQEHIVNPRCSQAELVTSAALAGGPSKPHKVIKKIPAASRAGGGAEEDNVSTENKQKEKDGVEQPPSNKQQVSEKPTNKVESARVEAYMKKLPQLLPRGTVPEKTSPPCLAPADSGSVQVTLPITVTTIPSQPGGTVPVMILPSGMSLSYPEREKTSVTVATSATPTPVVQRARPAVPKRGPDPTTSVSAAGVAPKRKRGRPRKQRPKQKETQPPSATTPNPNPNSSLHKKGSIQKALPSCAPTTPSQLVEIVIQDQPGLMLSQLPTIQEVTDAEHRGVVVQCQPAAEPEKQQSVLLMRGPNQPGYELSRRMVIQRAPLSREGRPAPQEVPQSTVTYLPPAMLLEDRGEVEITLTPVEPQVDSMPNSAGIPSSFSSSFGETPKADAP from the exons ATGGCAGAAGATCAGTTAAAGGCAGACGCCTCGGCTGGGGAGGGGGAGACCGAGCCCAGTATGCTGCTGCAGAAGCTTAAAAGCAACATTTC TAAAAATGTGCAGGGCAAAGTGGACAAAATTTTG GAAGATGTACAGCGTTTCTCTGACAACGACAAGCTCTACCTTTATCTACAGCTACCCTCAGGTCCAGGTGCAGGAGAGAAGAG TGGTGATTCAAACTCGGTCAACACGGCAGACCAGCTTCACACCTGCAACTGGATCCGTAGCCACTTGGAAGAACATCCTGACACCTGCCTGCCTAAACAAGATGTTTACGAGACATACCG GAAGCACTGTGACAACTTACAGCATCGGCCTCTAAGTGCAGCAAATTTTGGCAAAATCATCCGAGACATCTTCCCAAACATTAAAGCACGAAGACTGGGTGGTAGAGGACAGTCCAA ATACTGCTATAGTGGGATACGTCGAAAGACCGTGTTAAACATGCCATTACTGCCCAACCTGGACCTCAAAAATGACCCG TCTGAACTGACAGAACTGGTGCAAACCTACAAGCAAGAGGTCACCGAAGCAGCCTGTGAACTTATCTGTGACTGGGCCCAAAAGATCCTCAAGCGCTCTTTTGACACGGTGGTAGAAATCGCACGCTTCCTCGTACAGGAGCACATCGTCAACCCACGCTGCAGCCAAGCCGAGCTCGTCACTTCAGCTGCTCTGGCAG GCGGACCCTCCAAACCTCATAAAGTAATCAAAAAGATTCCAGCAGCTTCCCGAGCAGGTGGTGGAGCAGAAGAAGATAATGTCAGTACAGAAAATAAG CAAAAAGAGAAAGACGGTGTGGAACAGCCACCATCCAATAAGCAGCAGGTCAGTGAAAAACCAACCAATAAGGTTGAGTCTGCTCGAGTGGAGGCTTATATGAAGAAGCTGCCTCAGCTCCTTCCCAGAGGCACCGTTCCAGAGAAAACCTCTCCACCGTGTCTCGCACCAGCCGATTCGGGCAGCGTTCAAGTCACTCTGCCTATCACAGTCACAACGATACCCTCTCAACCAGGCGGCACCGTCCCTGTTATGATTCTGCCATCAGGCATGAGTCTTTCTTACCCAGAGCGCGAGAAAACATCAGTCACGGTCGCCACTTCTGCTACTCCGACTCCAGTCGTCCAGAGAGCGCGGCCGGCGGTTCCGAAGCGGGGCCCTGACCCCACCACCTCagtgtcagctgctggtgttgctCCGAAACGCAAAAGAGGACGTCCCAGAAAacaaagaccaaaacaaaaagaaacgCAACCCCCATCAGCCACAACCCCAAACCCAAATCCAAATTCATCACTACACAAGAAAGGATCAATCCAAAAGGCCTTGCCTTCCTGTGCACCCACCACTCCTTCACAGTTGGTGGAAATCGTGATCCAGGACCAGCCAGGCTTGATGCTTAGCCAACTTCCAACCATCCAGGAAGTGACAGACGCTGAGCATAGAGGTGTAGTGGTGCAATGTCAACCTGCAGCAGAACCTGAGAAGCAGCAGTCAGTCCTGCTAATGCGAGGGCCCAACCAACCGGGTTACGAGCTGAGCCGCAGGATGGTCATCCAGCGTGCGCCGTTATCCAGAGAAGGAAGGCCGGCTCCACAAGAAGTGCCACAGTCCACCGTTACGTACCTCCCGCCGGCAATGTTATTAGAGGACAGAGGAGAAGTGGAAATCACTCTGACTCCTGTGGAGCCACAGGTCGATTCCATGCCAAACTCAGCAGGTATTCCCAGCTCCTTCAGCTCCTCGTTTGGAGAAACCCCAAAAGCAGACGCCCCGTAA
- the LOC109052796 gene encoding ubiquitin carboxyl-terminal hydrolase MINDY-1, with translation MEVVTTEELMAHLGECVLSIKPREKAEGMELNFQQNMSDAMAVLPKLSTGLDVNVRFTGVSDFEYTPECIVFDLLDIPLYHGWLVDPQSPEVVSAVGKLSYNQLVEKIIEFKHSTDTSQVSEGLIAEQFLESTATQLSYHGLCELNTTAKEGELSVFFRNNHFSTMIKHKGHLYLLVTDQGFLQEESVVWESLHNVEGDGNFCDSDFRLCHPSQKPSAASQPSPQQQQQMQIDQDYLVAMSLQQQQGEAPGPLSDLELARQLQQEEYQQPQTQPHQHQPSAGQMRSQHGGQRRREKKDDSDCCIL, from the exons ATGGAAGTGGTCACCACTGAAGAGCTGATGGCTCACCTTG GTGAATGTGTGCTCTCCATCAAACCGCGGGAGAAAGCAGAAGGCATGGAGCTCAATTTCCAGCAG AACATGAGTGACGCGATGGCTGTGCTGCCAAAGTTGTCCACAGGCCTCGACGTTAATGTGCGTTTTACAGGTGTGTCGGATTTTGAGTACACTCCTGAGTGCATCGTCTTTGATCTGCTTGACATTCCGCTCTACCACGGCTGGCTTGTCGACCCACAG AGTCCTGAGGTGGTGTCTGCAGTGGGCAAACTCAGCTACAACCAACTGGTGGAGAAGATCATAGAGTTCAAGCACTCCACAGATACCAGTCAAGTCAGTGAAG GTTTGATAGCAGAGCAATTTTTGGAGTCCACAGCAACCCAGCTGTCATATCACGGCCTGTGTGAGCTCAACACGACAGCCAAGGAGGGCGAACTGTCTGTATTTTTCAGGAACAACCACTTCAGCACTATGATAAAGCACAAG GGTCACCTTTACCTGCTGGTCACAGATCAGGGCTTCCTGCAGGAGGAGAGCGTGGTGTGGGAGAGTCTCCATAATGTGGAGGGGGATGGGAATTTCTGTGACTCGGACTTCAGATTGTGTCACCCTTCCCAGAAACCCTCAGCAGCCAGCCAGCCCTCCccacaacaacagcagcaaatgCAGATCGACCAG GACTATCTGGTGGCGATGTccctgcagcagcagcagggtGAAGCTCCTGGACCCTTGAGTGATCTTGAGCTGGCCAGACAGCTGCAGCAGGAGGAGTACCAGCAGCCACAAACACAACCGCACCAGCACCAGCCGTCAGCCGGACAG ATGAGAAGTCAGCACGGAGGACAGAGGCGCCGGGAAAAGAAGGACGACTCGGATTGCTGTATTCTCTAG